Below is a genomic region from Henckelia pumila isolate YLH828 chromosome 3, ASM3356847v2, whole genome shotgun sequence.
ATAGAAATCATTTCATTCCACAAACAATCAAGGAGCAGAGTCCAATACGGTTTGGCATTACACTTGGTTGGAGGAATTTTTGTTTCTAAAACTGAACTAATTTGGATCCCTCCAATGAATAGGAGTCTAGATTTGAACTTGGTACAAAAAAAAAGTAGGGTAGGGAACGTTCTTCTGGAATAGAAAGCAAAATCatgaaaacacaacaaaaaaaaCACTAGATAGACTTGCGAAGAGTCGAGAACATCCAGCGTCGTCGAAGCTCATTTTTGTCACTCATAAATGCTATAGTTCGTCATGTACATATCCATCCACTTCATGGCAATCCATCTGCTGGAACGAAAACATCATTTTTCCTAGATCATATGAAATGTAATGACCTTGCTGCATCCGAATACCTAGAACACTATAGTTATAACCATTGAACATTGTCTCTGACGGCAAAAATGCTAGGCAAAACTCCCCATCTGTCACCTGCGTGAATAAACTTCTCTCATCCACTTTCAAGAGTGCATCATTTTCGAATTGGAATTGCACAGTAGGAAATTTGGCTAAATTGATATACATGTCTCCGAAGTAGCACAACTTGGTGTGGTTTTGGACCATATTGGCATAGCTCCGAATCAAAGAAGAACCGATAACATTCTTTATTCCTGCCTCAAATTTTGCATACTCGACTTGAGGAAGGACGCTATAACTGGAGCCCGAATCCACGATCATCCCACCGGAGTAAGTATCCGGATTCCTCTTGAAAATCATAGGATCAATATCCAGCAAACTATTTCCGATTCTTATGCTTACTAAATTTATATAATACTTACCTTGCACAATCATAGGTGTTCCATTTGGCAACTGCTTGGCTTGATCCCCAATGATTAAAGTGTGGTAAGGATATGACCTATCGTCGTAGTAGCCTAGGCAGTAAGAAAATTTGGAGTAAGACCTCTGCTTCAGTAGAGAACTCGGAGTATTACCAAGTCCTAGGATTCCATTAGTGTAGATACTAGTTGTCTTCGCACAACCAACCACAACATGTTCAACAACTTCTTCGTGCTTTCCGAACAATTGCTTCGACGTGCTTCCAATCACCAACGTCTCTGTCGCAAGATGTCCCATGCTATATTCATTATTCCCATAGTGTATCGAATATGCACATCGATTGCGCCTATCACACGACACTCCAAAAGTACTATCTATCCCACCGCAATAATCCGAGAGATTGCAATCTTCTGCTTTGTAAGTAGAAGATACTTTTGGGTCGAATATGGGTTCAGGTATATCCAAACGGCAGGGTAGGCAGTTAAACCAGAGCAAGCTACTCCCCGTGTCCATAAACAGTAATTGTTCGAGTTTTTTCCGTCCCACCCTCACATATGCAAAGAACCCTCTCCTGGTCGACGGAGAAACTCGAAACTTTGGATATCGAATGAAAGACGACACGTGCGATATCGAGCCGATCAAGTCGATCTCAGCTCGATCTTTTACCGTGTGATTTGGATTGTAGAAGGGAGAATATATCGAGTGATAATGAATCAATCTAGTAACCAAGACTGGTGACTTCGAAAACCCATGAAAATCTTGTTTCGAAGGGTTCGGTGGTAGTCGAGTCCGTGAAATCTTGGATATCCTTTCCATGAGAATGAACGTCGTAGCCATTATTATCGTTCCCACACAGAAGAAACAAATGAGCTTCATGATTTCAAGGAGCTTCATGATTTCAGGGGAGAATGGAAGAAATTGAGTAAACAAATGTGCGCAAATCAGAAGAAACAAACGAGCTTCAAGATTTCAAGGAGCTTCATGATTTCAGGGGAGAATGGAAGAAATTGAGTAAACAAATGTGCGCAAATCAGAAGAAACAAACGAGCTTCAAGATTTCAAGGAGCTTCATGATTTCAGGGGAGAATGGATGAAATTCAGTAAACAAATGTGCGCAAATCAGAAGAAACAAACGAGCTTCAAGATTTCAAGGAGCTTCATGATTTCAGG
It encodes:
- the LOC140889753 gene encoding aspartic proteinase CDR1-like; amino-acid sequence: MATTFILMERISKISRTRLPPNPSKQDFHGFSKSPVLVTRLIHYHSIYSPFYNPNHTVKDRAEIDLIGSISHVSSFIRYPKFRVSPSTRRGFFAYVRVGRKKLEQLLFMDTGSSLLWFNCLPCRLDIPEPIFDPKVSSTYKAEDCNLSDYCGGIDSTFGVSCDRRNRCAYSIHYGNNEYSMGHLATETLVIGSTSKQLFGKHEEVVEHVVVGCAKTTSIYTNGILGLGNTPSSLLKQRSYSKFSYCLGYYDDRSYPYHTLIIGDQAKQLPNGTPMIVQGKYYINLVSIRIGNSLLDIDPMIFKRNPDTYSGGMIVDSGSSYSVLPQVEYAKFEAGIKNVIGSSLIRSYANMVQNHTKLCYFGDMYINLAKFPTVQFQFENDALLKVDERSLFTQVTDGEFCLAFLPSETMFNGYNYSVLGIRMQQGHYISYDLGKMMFSFQQMDCHEVDGYVHDEL